The window CACCCAAGCGGCCAGATCGGCCTCTTGGGGGTTGATGGCCTCCAGCCCGATTTCGCGAGCTAGGTTTAACCGAAACGGATTCAACTCCGAGATTAACACCCGCGCCCCGATGTGCGCAGCCACCATAGCGATCAATAAGCCAATGGGGCCGCCGCCAATAACCACAACTTCTTCTCCGGATTGCACCTCCCCCCGCCGCACATCGTGACAGGCCACCGCCAGGGGCTCAATTAAGGCTGCCTGGTCCAGAGGAAGGGCCGGGGGCAGCCGGTGAAGGGTGTGGGCAGGCACTGTCCAGGAACCTTGAAAAGCGCCGGGGGTGTCAATTCCCAGGAATTTGAGATTGTAGCAGATATGGGCAAGTCCGGCGCGACAGGCCGGGCAGTTTCCACAGGGATCCAAGGGGCGCACCACCACCCGTTCTCCTACCGACCAGCTCTTGACGTTCGTGCCGACCTCGGCAATCTCGCCGGCCATTTCATGGCCGACGACTTGCGGCATGGTAATCCGTTTATCCATATCGCCCTTGAAAATATGCAGGTCCGTTCCGCACACGCCACAATAAGCTACCTTGAGACGGACTTCATTCGGTCCGGGCGGGCGCTGGATCGATTCACCAATCTTGATGGTTCTGTTCCCTTGATAGTAGGCAGCTTTCATAGATCTTCTCCATTTATCCCAGATAGTTTAGAAGAACAAATCCCCCTCTTATTGAAGAAATTCCTAATAAAGTACAATAGGGGCGAAATTGGAGCACCCAGAAGATTACAAAGATTATAAAGACCTTGCTCCATCGATACAAGACTTTTTTTACCGACGAATTGCCGTATATATGATGGGGGAGACGCTGGTAGGTTATTAAGGTTATTAGGGTCCATGTTTTTTAAAGGAGAGAGGGGGGATTTGAACCCCTAAGGAATGCCCCACGCAAGCCTAAGGGCGCTAACCGTAAATTTTCTAACCCCTTGGTGACAACGTTCAGGACATCGTTTACTGATTTTATGTTCAGGACATCGTTTACTATTGGTCTTTGACAATCGAGCAGCCACAGTCCGTTTTATCATGGAAACCTAATTTTTCCAGGTGGTGTTCATGAATGCTAAAGCTCTTTCTGGATAGGATCCAGGTCGAACAATACGAGTATCAACTGCGCGACTATTGATGCAGGTCACGGCATCGCGAGATACATAGCCTTAAAACTTTGAGTTAACGATGTGGTGACCATTTTTTGAGTAAACGATGTCCTGAACGTTGTCAGCTAAGGTCTATTGATACCGTGTAGTAACTTGTAACCTCGGTATCAATCTTGGTAAAATACTGTTCAACGAAATACAGTATTGATGCAATTGCGAACTCAGCATCATATCTTGTGAACTGGTAATCCTTTATTTCCGCAGCGTGAGCGCCTGGGACATTGCCAAGCAACCGCAGTGAATCAGCCACATGCAGTAAATGGTCTGGGATATTGCCCTTTC of the Deltaproteobacteria bacterium genome contains:
- a CDS encoding alcohol dehydrogenase catalytic domain-containing protein, with translation MKAAYYQGNRTIKIGESIQRPPGPNEVRLKVAYCGVCGTDLHIFKGDMDKRITMPQVVGHEMAGEIAEVGTNVKSWSVGERVVVRPLDPCGNCPACRAGLAHICYNLKFLGIDTPGAFQGSWTVPAHTLHRLPPALPLDQAALIEPLAVACHDVRRGEVQSGEEVVVIGGGPIGLLIAMVAAHIGARVLISELNPFRLNLAREIGLEAINPQEADLAAWVGKRSDGAGADVVFEVSGSAAGAATMTQLARTRGRIVIVAIFAELPKVDLFRFFWRELHLCGARVYEPEDFEKAIALAAMGVLPLGRLISDRRPLADLQRVFEQIEGSTDLMKVLIDTRGE